A DNA window from Helianthus annuus cultivar XRQ/B chromosome 15, HanXRQr2.0-SUNRISE, whole genome shotgun sequence contains the following coding sequences:
- the LOC110911766 gene encoding glutamate receptor 2.7, with protein sequence MSSYAPLNLIFVFLVSFILTNSSTSIALHQTTNIGVIIDEGSRAGKEQKAAIEIAVQKLNSGPRNHKLAIHFKNSKGDPLEAASSACDLIDKQNVHVIVGADTWEETAVVAKIGQRAKIPVISLSSDTLQPLSRLQWPFLVHMSNLDMSDEIKCIASIVQAYNWKRVIVVYEDNMYGGEYRAVSLLSEELQKIGSFIEQSVVVPHYTSSFDPKETILDNLVDVLKTKQSRVFIVLKSSLPTATRVFEEANKLGLMGRDSVWILGNSFSSFLDSLDPSVFKFMQGALGMKTYYSDKSTQFLDFKSNFKTVFRSNYPKEEKFEPGIYAIRAYDSIETISLALDNLGNLNDTEKLMDTIIAFNNFSHLTGTIAFQNEKLSELFQLVNIIGKSYKDLGFWSPGSGFSNSLRLGGEQSVRQLAVNWPGDLINRIPKGWAMPSNAKKMKIGVPDATSFDRFVKVELIESTNETKYTGFCIDVFESVVKVLEEKYYYTLPYEFVNHSGSYDDMVDQVYYKNYDAAVGDVTILHNRSRYVEFTQPFIESGLSMVVPVKSDTQQAWKFMKPFTVEMWLATLSILLYTMFVVWFMEHQVNREFRGPWKDQLGTALWFTFSSLFFSHREKIQSNHSKVVVMTWLFVVFILTSCYTASLTSILTVRMLEPTVRDIDWLRKTNAPVGCDPDSFVGDYLTNVLKLKNIKNVSRQDEYPDNFKNGNISAAFLELPYQKYFLNEYCNEYTAVGPSYKFGGLGFIFPKDSPITDDVSGAILSLMEDGKIREIENEWLDAPQTCSSSNPGLETERLTLASFWGIFLISALASTLSLLIFLYRLLHNQIEQRIISLHGPRWNNESRWRKAVRIVQIVLSLNRNQIQPRESTNEWAQQTPHRWESVSPTEVPEHLEIGRPTQLEIPMRKMDQN encoded by the exons ATGTCTTCTTATGCACCTTTAAACCTAATCTTTGTTTTCTTAGTATCATTCATTTTAACGAACAGTTCGACCTCGATAGCCTTGCATCAAACCACAAACATAGGAGTGATCATCGACGAAGGTTCAAGAGCAGGGAAAGAACAAAAAGCCGCCATTGAAATCGCGGTTCAAAAGCTCAATTCAGGTCCAAGAAACCACAAGTTGGCTATTCATTTCAAGAACTCTAAAGGAGACCCTCTTGAAGCTGCTTCTTCAG CGTGCGACTtgatcgacaaacaaaacgtacATGTAATAGTCGGGGCGGATACATGGGAGGAAACCGCAGTAGTAGCAAAAATAGGACAACGAGCTAAAATCCCCGTTATTTCTTTGAGTTCTGATACTTTACAACCTCTATCGCGCCTTCAATGGCCTTTCTTGGTACATATGTCCAATCTAGACATGTCGGATGAAATAAAGTGCATCGCGTCTATCGTGCAAGCATATAACTGGAAACGAGTCATCGTGGTTTACGAAGACAATATGTATGGTGGTGAATACCGGGCTGTTTCATTATTATCCGAGGAACTTCAAAAGATTGGTTCTTTTATTGAACAAAGTGTGGTTGTTCCTCATTACActtcatcatttgatccaaagGAGACCATTCTTGACAACCTAGTGGATGTCCTTAAAACAAAGCAATCAAGGGTTTTTATCGTGTTGAAATCATCTTTACCCACGGCTACTCGGGTGTTTGAAGAAGCTAATAAACTAGGACTAATGGGGCGAGACTCGGTTTGGATACTAGGAAATAGTTTTTCTAGTTTTCTTGATTCTTTAGATCCGTCGGTTTTTAAGTTTATGCAAGGTGCTCTAGGCATGAAGACGTACTACTCTGACAAAAGCACGCAATTTCTAGACTTCAAGTCTAACTTCAAGACGGTTTTTAGATCAAACTATCCGAAGGAAGAAAAATTTGAGCCTGGGATATACGCTATACGTGCATATGATAGCATAGAAACTATCTCACTAGCTTTAGATAATTTAGGAAATTTAAATGACACTGAAAAGTTGATGGATACAATTATTGCATTCAACAACTTCTCCCATTTGACCGGTACGATAGCTTTTCAGAACGAAAAGCTATCAGAGTtgtttcaacttgtgaatatcatTGGAAAAAGTTATAAAGATCTAGGGTTTTGGTCACCCGGGTCTGGTTTTTCAAACAGTCTTAGACTCGGAGGTGAACAAAGCGTAAGACAATTAGCCGTAAACTGGCCGGGAGATCTAATAAACCGAATTCCAAAAGGATGGGCAATGCCTAGCAATGCTAAGAAAATGAAGATCGGGGTTCCGGATGCCACGTCATTCGATAGGTTCGTGAAAGTGGAATTGATCGAGAGTACAAACGAGACCAAATATACGGGTTTTTGCATCGACGTTTTTGAGTCTGTAGTCAAGGTTTTGGAGGAGAAATACTACTACACGTTACCTTATGAGTTTGTAAACCATTCCGGCTCCTATGACGATATGGTTGATCAAGTATATTATAAG AACTATGATGCCGCGGTTGGTGACGTTACGATATTGCATAATCGTTCGCGGTATGTGGAGTTCACGCAACCGTTTATCGAGTCGGGGCTGTCGATGGTGGTGCCAGTGAAATCGGATACACAACAAGCATGGAAGTTTATGAAACCATTCACGGTTGAGATGTGGCTAGCCACATTAAGCATATTGTTGTACACAATGTTTGTGGTGTGGTTCATGGAGCATCAAGTGAACCGAGAGTTTAGAGGTCCATGGAAGGATCAGCTTGGAACCGCATTGTGGTTCACCTTCTCTTCCCTTTTCTTCTCACATA GAGAGAAGATACAAAGCAACCACAGTAAAGTCGTGGTGATGACATGGCTCTTTGTGGTGTTCATCTTAACCTCGTGCTACACGGCTAGCCTCACATCAATCCTCACAGTTCGTATGTTAGAGCCAACGGTAAGAGATATAGATTGGCTAAGGAAAACCAACGCACCCGTGGGATGTGACCCTGATTCGTTTGTGGGCGACTACTTAACCAATGTTCTAAAACTGAAAAATATCAAAAACGTATCACGCCAAGACGAATATCCAGATAACTTTAAGAATGGAAATATAAGTGCCGCTTTTCTCGAGCTTCCTTATCAAAAGTACTTCCTTAACGAGTATTGTAACGAGTACACCGCCGTCGGCCCTTCATACAAATTCGGAGGCTTAGGCTTT ATTTTCCCAAAAGATTCTCCTATAACCGACGATGTCTCGGGAGCCATTTTATCCCTCATGGAAGACGGCAAGATTCGCGAGATAGAAAACGAATGGCTTGACGCCCCTCAAACTTGCTCGAGTTCCAATCCCGGGTTGGAAACAGAAAGACTTACACTCGCTAGCTTTTGGGGAATATTTCTCATCTCGGCACTCGCTTCAACGCTAAGTTTACTAATTTTCCTTTATCGGCTGCTCCATAACCAAATCGAGCAACGGATTATTAGCTTACATGGTCCTCGTTGGAATAACGAGAGCCGTTGGAGAAAAGCAGTCAGAATTGTTCAAATCGTGCTTAGCTTGAACCGTAACCAAATCCAACCAAGAGAATCGACGAACGAATGGGCTCAGCAGACTCCGCATAGATGGGAATCGGTGAGTCCCACAGAGGTCCCTGAGCATTTGGAAATTGGCAGGCCTACTCAACTCGAAATTCCCATGAGAAAAATGGATCAAAATTAG